A single window of Granulicella mallensis MP5ACTX8 DNA harbors:
- the pstS gene encoding phosphate ABC transporter substrate-binding protein PstS — translation MKAKFLSVVMLTAMAATAGAQNLTGAGATFPNPIYSRWFSEYSNSHPGVKINYQSVGSGAGIRQVSTKIVDFGASDGPMTDQQISESKIKLVHIPTVLGAVVPVYNIPGVGSDLKFSGDVIADIYLGKITNWHDARIVKDNPGVNLPDHQILPVYRSDGSGTTYIFTDFLSKVSPDFSTKVGKNTSVRWPVGIGQKGNEGIAGMVRNSPFSFGYVELIYAAGNNMSYGLVRNAAGKWIKASTGGVTAAAAAASKNMPADYRVSITNAAGAESYPISSFTWLLIPVKSDDPAKGKVLHDFLQWMLDHGEDEASQMTYAPLPKPVADRVRQTINQIQ, via the coding sequence GTGAAAGCTAAATTTCTTTCCGTAGTCATGCTGACCGCTATGGCGGCAACCGCTGGAGCGCAGAATCTTACCGGCGCAGGCGCCACCTTCCCCAACCCTATCTACTCGCGCTGGTTCAGCGAGTACAGCAACTCGCATCCTGGTGTGAAGATCAACTATCAGTCCGTAGGTTCAGGCGCCGGCATTCGCCAGGTGTCGACCAAGATTGTTGACTTCGGCGCTTCGGACGGTCCCATGACCGATCAGCAGATTTCCGAGTCGAAGATCAAGCTGGTTCACATTCCCACGGTGCTCGGCGCGGTCGTGCCGGTATACAACATCCCGGGCGTAGGCAGTGACCTGAAGTTCTCAGGCGATGTGATTGCCGACATCTACCTGGGCAAGATCACCAACTGGCATGATGCTCGCATCGTCAAGGACAACCCGGGTGTGAATCTCCCCGACCACCAGATCCTCCCGGTCTATCGTTCGGACGGGTCGGGTACGACCTACATCTTCACCGACTTCCTCTCCAAGGTGAGCCCCGACTTCTCCACGAAGGTTGGCAAGAACACCTCTGTACGCTGGCCCGTGGGTATCGGCCAAAAGGGCAACGAAGGCATCGCGGGTATGGTTCGCAACAGCCCCTTCTCCTTCGGTTATGTCGAGCTGATCTATGCGGCTGGCAATAACATGTCCTACGGCCTGGTTCGCAATGCAGCCGGCAAGTGGATCAAGGCTTCGACGGGCGGCGTAACGGCTGCCGCGGCGGCGGCTTCCAAGAACATGCCTGCTGACTACCGCGTATCGATCACCAATGCTGCGGGTGCGGAGTCCTACCCCATCTCGTCGTTCACCTGGCTGCTGATTCCGGTCAAGTCCGACGATCCTGCCAAAGGTAAGGTCCTGCATGACTTCCTGCAGTGGATGCTCGACCACGGCGAAGATGAGGCTTCTCAGATGACCTACGCTCCGTTGCCGAAGCCGGTTGCGGACCGTGTTCGTCAAACCATCAACCAGATCCAGTAA
- the pstC gene encoding phosphate ABC transporter permease subunit PstC, with translation MNEPGSIQLPQTILPARSEATGPVVEVIKPPSIIRSFLQSKSSGKFADGAFQGMMVVCAMSIFFIVLLILSVLVVNSKLSMHTFGWKFFTSSAWDPNVGDFGALPFIWGTVVSSLLAVCLAVPLALCVSIFLLEICPQWLRGPIAFLTEMLAAIPSVIYGLWAIFVLVPIMRDNVGPLLQKYLGWTGFFGGQNFGVGMLTAAVILAIMIFPVISSISRDVMKAVPIHQREAALALGATRWEMIRMSVLRNARIGIVGSVILGLGRALGETMAVTMVIGNHPDISKSLFAPATTLASVIANEFSEATGDLYVSALIEIGLALFIVTIVVNAIARLLVWAVTRGNSARAV, from the coding sequence ATGAATGAGCCAGGTTCCATCCAGCTTCCTCAAACCATTCTTCCGGCGCGCTCTGAAGCTACGGGGCCCGTTGTCGAAGTGATTAAACCACCCTCCATTATTCGCAGCTTCCTGCAGTCCAAGAGCTCAGGCAAGTTCGCTGACGGTGCCTTTCAGGGCATGATGGTCGTCTGCGCGATGAGCATCTTCTTCATCGTGCTGCTCATTCTCTCCGTTCTGGTTGTGAATTCGAAGCTGTCCATGCACACCTTCGGATGGAAGTTCTTTACCAGCAGCGCCTGGGACCCGAACGTAGGTGACTTCGGTGCCCTGCCCTTCATCTGGGGCACGGTGGTCTCCTCGCTGCTCGCCGTCTGCCTCGCGGTTCCTCTGGCTCTGTGCGTGTCCATCTTCCTGCTGGAGATCTGCCCCCAGTGGCTGCGCGGTCCGATCGCCTTCCTGACCGAGATGCTGGCCGCGATTCCCAGCGTTATTTATGGCCTTTGGGCGATCTTTGTCCTGGTGCCGATCATGCGCGATAACGTCGGCCCTCTGTTGCAGAAGTATCTTGGCTGGACGGGCTTCTTCGGCGGGCAGAACTTTGGCGTCGGCATGTTGACGGCCGCCGTGATCCTGGCCATCATGATCTTCCCTGTCATCTCCTCGATCAGCCGTGATGTGATGAAAGCCGTGCCGATTCACCAGCGCGAGGCTGCCCTGGCTCTTGGAGCTACGCGTTGGGAGATGATCCGCATGAGCGTGTTGCGCAATGCGCGCATCGGCATCGTGGGATCGGTGATCCTCGGCCTCGGCCGCGCTCTCGGCGAGACGATGGCGGTGACGATGGTCATCGGCAATCACCCCGACATCAGCAAGAGTCTCTTCGCTCCGGCGACGACACTGGCCAGCGTCATCGCCAATGAGTTTTCGGAGGCTACCGGCGACCTCTACGTCAGTGCCCTGATC